The genomic DNA GCCTCCTGAGCGACCCGGTAAAGGGTGAGTCGGACCTCGCTCCTCGGTTCGCTCCGGAGGAGGTTCACGAGTTCGTAGCGGTAGCCGACGTCATCGGCCACGTGGGCCAGGTAGCTGTCCAGCGCGGTGGCGATCCCATGCTCGTCGAGCTCCGGCGGTCGCAGCTGGAACAGCAGGTGGCGGAGCCGTCCGATCGCTTCGCGGACCGTGCCTTCGACAGCCTTCAACCGTTCGCGACCTTCAGGACCGTTCAGGTGCCGTTCGAGGGCTCCGAGACGCATAGCAGCGGCTGTCATCGCCTGGATGGAATCATCGTGGATGTCGCATGCGATCCGCTCGCGCTCCTCATCCTGGACACGCAACGTCGAGGTCAGCAGCGTCTCCTGGTGGAGGTTGGCGAGCTCGAGCTCGCGCACCCGCTCGAGCAGCTTCTCGCTCAGCAACCTCACCTGCTGCCGGTCGATCGATGGGTCGGACGGGCAGGCCGTGGGACGCGGCTCGGCCAACGCTGCTTCGACGCTGGCGAGGACCGTGCGTTCCTCGGCTGGCTTGCCGATGAAGCTCGTGACGCCGTAGCCCGCCACGAGGTCGCGTGTCTCTGCCGTGACGTCGTCAGCGGCATAGACCACGATGGGGATCCCTGCGGTGACCCGGTCTGCTCGTAACTCTCGGATCAGCTCGTAGCCGTGGATCTTGGGCAGGATCACATCGGTCACGATCAGATGCGGGCGCTCCACGCGAGCGAGACCGAGTCCTTCCGCCCCGTTGGAGGCCTCCAAGACCAGGTGGTCGCCGTGACGGCCCAGCAGCGTGGCCAGGGACGCGCGGTCCCTGGCGCTGTCGTCGACGATCAAGACGGTGTTCATGATGGTGTCTGTCCCGTGTGAACGTCCCGCCACGGGGTCCTCCCCTGGCCACTAGGGCCCATCGGCAGCTCCCGTCGTCGCCTTTACCGATAATGTCGGAAATAAGTCTACCTGGGACATCGGGGACCGCGGTCGCGGGGTCAGCACGGCTCCGGACGGATGACCGGAGGACACGGCCGGTCCCCCATGACGTTGTCGCGTTACGGTGGAGGCGAACGATCGAACCTTCAGCGGAGCTTGCGAGGACCGGAGGAGCCAGTGGCGGGACTGAGGCGGATGGTCCACAACGTCCGCGAGGTGGAGCTCGGGGACGCGACCAGTTACAGCGACGGCCGCTTGACCGTGTCTCGGGACGACGCGGAAGAGATCATGGCCAACCCGGCCCTGAGTCAGGTGCGCGTGTCGGTGGCGTCGCCGGGCGAGAGCGTCCGGATCGTCAAGCCCCTCGACGTCGTCGAACCGCGGAGCAAGGGACCCGGTGGTGGCGGGATCTACCCGGGGTGGCTCGCGGACGTCGACCAGCCCCGCGGCGAGGAGACCCACGTCCTTCGTGGCGCCGCCGTCCTCGCCGCCGGCTTCCTCCCGCGGCTCGAGGAGGGCCTGATCGACATGTCGGGGCCGGCGTCCGACCTGTCCCCGTTCGGCTCGACGCACAACATCGTCGTGGAGTTCGATAAGGCCGACGACGCCAGCTGGGAGGCGGTCGATGACGCGATCCGCCGGGGGTTGCTCCGCCTGGCGGCTCATCTGGGTGACGCGGCGCTGGAAGCGGAACCCGACACGGTCGAAGAGCCGCCCGCTCCGGGACCGGTCGGTGACCTGCCGCGGGTCGGGGCGATCATCAACCTGCAGACCCAGGGCTCCTTCAAGGACGTGTTCGTCTACGGCAAGACGCTCGCGAACTGCCTGCCCACGCTGGTCGATCCCGACGAGCTCGACGACGGCATCGTGGTCAGCGGCCAGTACGGCCATCCGGCGCTGCGCAACCCGAGCTACATGCACGCCAACAACCCGGTGGTGGCGGCACTGCGCCGCCGCCACGGCGACGACCTGGCGTTCGCGGGGCTGGTGCTGTCACCCGAGCCCGTCCAGCAGGGCGCCAAGGAGCACATCTCGGCCCGCGCGGCTGACCTGTGCCGGGTCGCCGGGTTCGAGGCCGTGGTGATCACCAAGGAGGGCGGCGGGAACGCCGATAACGATCTTTCGCTGAAGATCGACGCGCTGGCCGACTACGGCATCCCCACCGCGGGCCTGTTCGCGGAGATGTCGGGCCCCGGGGGCACGGGCACGCCGGTGGTTTCCCCGCCGCGGAGCGACGCCACGATGGTGTCGCTGGGCAACTACGACGAGCAGATGTCGCTGCCGGCGGTGGAGCGCGCGCTCGGTGGTGACCGGCTCCACGACGCCGACGCAGACGCCACCGCCGAGGTGGAGGTCCCCGTCGCCGTGATCCTGTGCGCCCTGAACCCGTTGGGGTGGGGGCGCCTGACCTGCCGGGAGGCTGCGTGATGGCTGACGAACCGACCCGCATCGTCCACTACATCAACCAGTTCTACGCGGGCGTGGGCCGCGAAGAGGTCGCCGACACGCCCCCGGAGGTGCGTGACGGGCCGGTTGGCCCGGGCAACCTCCTCGCCAAGCTGCTCGGCGATGACTTCGAGATCGTCGCGACGGTCGTCTGCGGCGACGACTACGCGACCCAGGAAGAGACCGCGATCGACGAGATCCTGGAACTGGCCCAGGGAACCGACGGCGACCTGCTCGTGGCCGGTCCGGCGTTCGGGAGCGGACGCTACGGCTTCGCCTGCGCCCGCCTGGCCGCCGCCGCGACGGAGGCAGGCCTGCCCGCGATCACCGCCATGCACGAGGACAACCCGGGTGTGGACGAAGCCGCACCGGCACCGGTGATCGCCAGCGGCAGCACGTCGCGCGACATGCGCGACTCACTCGAGCAACTCGCTCCGGCCGTGAAGAAGCTCGCCGCGGACGAGACGATCACGTCCGACGACGGCCGGGTCGGTCGGGTCGCGCGGCAGAACACGGTCGTCGAGGAGCGGGGCGCGGAACGTGCGATGGACCTCCTGCTGCGCCGGCTGTCCGGCGAGGAGGACGCCACCGAGATCCCGGCGCCCCGGTTCGACATGGTGACCCCTGCCGGGCCCGTCGAGGATCTGTCCGAGGTGACCCTGGCGCTGGTCACCGAAGGAGGGGTCGTCCCCGCAGGCAACCCCGACGGCCTGCCGTCGTCGCGGGCGAACAAGTGGCTGCGCTACCCCCTCGACGGGACGGATTCCCTGGAGTCGGGTGAGTACGAGTCGGTCGACGGTGGCTTCTCGACGGTCGCAGCCGACGAGGACCCCAACCGGATCCTGCCGGTGGACATGGCCCGCGAGCTCGAGCGCGACGGGGTGATCGGGAAGCTGCACGACCAGTACCTGGTGACGATCGGGAACGGCACGCCGGTCGCGACCGCCCGTAGCTTCGGGGTGGAGTGGGCCTCCGAGCTGCACCAGGCCAACGTGCAAGCGGCGATCCTGACCGCAACCTGAGGGACCGGCACGCGTTGCGGGACAACGCTCGCGAAGGAACTGGAGCGGTCGGGTATCCCGACTGCGGTCATCACCAACCTGGTCTCGATCGCTGAGAAGGTCGGTGCTCCGAGGATCGTGCCGGGGCGTGCGATCCCTCACCCGGTCGGTGACCCAGAACTGGGGCCCGACGAGGAACGGGCGTTCCGGCGGCGGGTGCTCGAGCGGGCACTCGAAGCCGTCTCGACGCCAGTGAAACGCCCGACCGTGTTCTCCATGGACGGCGAGGAAGGCAACGACGATGAGTGATGCAGCCGTCATCTCTGCGGCCGCCACCGTGCTGGCGCACACCCCCGGGCTGGTCCGCCACGGGTCCAAACCGCGGCGGGAGCTGCCCAAGGACGAGGAGCTGCGCGAGAAGTTCTTCGCCAGCCTGCGTACCTTCGAGGAGGCCGTCGCGTATCGGCCCCACCACGCCTACCTGGGGTCTCTGCACCCTCGGGAGCTGCCCGAGCGTCCGTGGGTGAGCAACCCCGACGAGGACGCGGGACGGTTCGCTCCCCGCGGTGAGCTGATGCCCGAGGACGAGTTCATCGGGCTGATGGCTGCCGTCGACGAGTTCGACCTGCTCACGCTCGACCCGGACTTCGCCGAGCAGACCGCCGCGAAGCTGGGCGAGCATCCGCTGGCCAAGAGCATCGATCTGGACAGGATCACGGACGCCGCCGGCGATCTGGACGCCGCCGTCGACAAGGACGGCGCTGTCGCCTTGCACGTTGAAGGTGACCGGGTCGTCGCCGCGATCCGCCGCGCGCACGACGTTGACGACTCCCTGGCAGCGCCCGTCCTCCTGGAGAACCTCACGGTCAAGGCGACCGGGACGCTGGCGTTGCTGCACCTGCTCGACGACCACGACATCGACCCGGCCTCGATCGAGTACACGCTGACCTGCTCGGAGGAGGCGGTGGGCGACCGCTACCAGCGCGGCGGCGGGAACATGGCCAAGGCGATCGCCGGTGTCGCGGGGCTGACCGATGCGTCGGGGTTCGACGTGAAGAACTTCTGCGCCGCACCGATGCCGGCGCTGGTCGTGGCTGCCAGCCTGGTCGTGGCGGGGGTGTTCCGCCGGGTGGCGATCATCGCGGGCGGGTCGCAGGCCAAGCTCGGGATGAAGTTCCAGGGCGGCTTGAAGAACGACCTGCCGGTCCTCGAGGACGTCATCGGCGGCACCGCCGTCCTGGTCGAGGCCGACGACGACGCGTCCCCGCGGATCCGCCTCGACGCCGTCGGTCGCCACCGCGTCAGCTCGGGCGGTTCCAACCCCCAGATTCTGCAGGACCTCGCGATCGGTCCCCTCGAGGCGGCCGGCTTGAACATGCTCGACGTCGACGACTACGGCACCGAGCTGCACAACCCCGAGATCATGGAGCCACAAGGGTCTGGAGACGTCGCCACCCGCAACTACCGCACGCTGGGGGCGCTGGCGTCCCGCCGCGGCGAGATCGACCGCGACCAGATCGACGAGTTCGTCGCTCAGCGCGGCATGCCCGGCTTCGCCCCGAGCCAGGGCCACCTCGCCTCGGCCCTGTGCTACGTGCCACACGCGTTACCCCGGCTGACCGACGGTGACGCCGAGCGGGTGCTGCTGATGGCCAAGGGCAGCCTGTTCCTCGGCCGGATGAGCCAGAGCTCGGACGGCATGAGCGTGCTTCTGGAACGCAACCCAGGAAGGAGCTAGACGTGGCTGAGGCAGTGATCGAGGCCAACAGCGACAACTTCGACGAGATCGTGTCCGATGGACTGGTCCTGGTGGACGTGTGGGGTCCGGACTGTCAGCCGTGTCTGCAGCTCGAGCCCCACGTGGAGGAGATCGCCGAGGAGCGCGACGACCTGAAGGTCGCGAAGGTCAAGGCGGACGACAACCGGCGGTGGTGCATGGATCACCAGGTGATGGGCCTGCCGACCTTCCTCCTGTTCCAAGACGGCGAGGAGATCTCACGGATCTCCGACCCGGACCTGGGGCCGCCGCGCTTCAAGGAGTGGCTGAACGAGGAGCTAGAGCAAGTGACCTGAGAGCAAGCAAGTGACCTGAGAGCAACTGTCCTAAGCCGAACACGGTAGAGGACCAACGGACGTCAAGGAGGGAACATGTTCGACGGGAAACAAGTGATCGTGATCGGTGAACGCGACGGCGTCGCCGGCCCCGCCATCGAAGCGTGTGTGAAGGAGGCCGGAGGCGACGTGGTGTTCACGGCCACCGAGTGCTTCGTCTGAACGGCGGCGGGGGCCATGGACCTGGACAGCCAGGAAGCGATCAAGAACCTGGCGGACGAGCACGGCACCGACAACCTGCTCGTCATCCTCGGGGCGCCTGACCCCGAGAGCGCCGAGATCGCTGCCGAGACCGTCGTTCTCGGCGATCCCAGCTACGCAGGTCCTCTGGCCGAGGCCCAGTTGGGTCTCACCGTGTACCACGTCCTGGAGGACGAGGTGAAGAACGCCATCCCCGACGAGGCGTGGGAGGAGCACATCGGCCTGATGGCCGAGGCGCTCGACCCCGAGGCGCTCAGCGAGGCGGTGGCGGCGATGCGTGAGGAGGCCGGCTGACCGGCTGACCGGTTCAGACGGCGAGCGGGGCGGGATCTGATCCCGCCCCGCTGCTCGTCGCGATCGGATCCAGCCCGCGGTCGTGCGTCGCGGTGGCGGTTCAGCTGGCGTGGCGGCGGCGTCGCACGGCCACTCCGCCACCGCCCACGGTCACTGTGACCAACCCAACCAGCAGCAACTGCCAGACCGCCGGTCCGCGGGGCGCGGGGGTGACGGCAACAGCCTCATCGACCGCCAGGACCGTCGTCTCGGTGCGGTCGTGGCCGCGACCGTCGGTTCCGGTTGCCACCACGTCCACGTTGCCTACCGCGTCCTCAGGGACGGTCAGGGTCGCCTCGTAGGTGCCGTCGGGTTCCACGGTCGTGGTGCCGAGGACCGCCTGGTCGGACGCGGTGTCCGACGACGCGGTCGTCGCCGGCACGGACCCACCATCCCCCGGAGCCGTCGCCCCGATGGTGCCTGTGCCGGACGTGGTCCCTGCCGCTTGCGTCCGCGCCGGAGGCGGACGCTTGATGAACGTGACGGTCGTGCCCGGCCCCCAGTTCGACCCCGTGATCGTGATCGTGGCACCCGGTGTGGTGACGATGATCTTCACCGGCCGGGACGGCCCCGGGGGGTACACCGCCTGCGCCGCCGCGAGACCAGGCAGGACCAGGGACACGGCTGCTGCCAGCGCTGCGACGATCGACGTCCGCTTCATCTTCGCCCCGTTCGTCGTCCGCGTCTTCACGCTGCCCTCGCCGCGTCCAGGACCGCTTCGCACACGGCTTTGACGCCGCCGAGCGCGACCACCCTGCTCGGCGACAGCCGGCTGATCTCCGCCCGCACGTCACCCGGGAACGGCTGGTCCGGCGGCGTGATGCAGTTGGGCACCAGCAGGATCGGACCGTCGATCAGGATGCCGCCCACCACCGCGTCGGCGAACAGGTCGGCTCGGGTGATGTAGGCGGTGGGGGCGGTGCCGGGGAACTGGTACCGGCTGATCTGGATCGCCGTCTGAGCCCGGCCGACGCCGCCCAGGCGGAGCGTCGGCCGCTCACCGGCGGCGTCGCGCAGCACCTGTTCGCACACCGCTTGCGTGCCGCCGAGCGCGACGACCTGCTGCGGTTGGGCGCGGTTGATCTCGTTGCGGACCGCGGTGGGGACCGGTTCGCACGAGCCGACCAGCAGGATCGGCCCCCGGGTGAGGATGCCGCCCACCACCGCGTCGACGAACAGGTCGGCGCGGGCCAGGTAGACGT from Actinomycetota bacterium includes the following:
- a CDS encoding glycine/sarcosine/betaine reductase component B subunit; protein product: MAGLRRMVHNVREVELGDATSYSDGRLTVSRDDAEEIMANPALSQVRVSVASPGESVRIVKPLDVVEPRSKGPGGGGIYPGWLADVDQPRGEETHVLRGAAVLAAGFLPRLEEGLIDMSGPASDLSPFGSTHNIVVEFDKADDASWEAVDDAIRRGLLRLAAHLGDAALEAEPDTVEEPPAPGPVGDLPRVGAIINLQTQGSFKDVFVYGKTLANCLPTLVDPDELDDGIVVSGQYGHPALRNPSYMHANNPVVAALRRRHGDDLAFAGLVLSPEPVQQGAKEHISARAADLCRVAGFEAVVITKEGGGNADNDLSLKIDALADYGIPTAGLFAEMSGPGGTGTPVVSPPRSDATMVSLGNYDEQMSLPAVERALGGDRLHDADADATAEVEVPVAVILCALNPLGWGRLTCREAA
- the grdA gene encoding glycine/sarcosine/betaine reductase complex selenoprotein A, with translation MFDGKQVIVIGERDGVAGPAIEACVKEAGGDVVFTATECFVUTAAGAMDLDSQEAIKNLADEHGTDNLLVILGAPDPESAEIAAETVVLGDPSYAGPLAEAQLGLTVYHVLEDEVKNAIPDEAWEEHIGLMAEALDPEALSEAVAAMREEAG
- the grdC gene encoding glycine/sarcosine/betaine reductase complex component C subunit beta; translated protein: MSDAAVISAAATVLAHTPGLVRHGSKPRRELPKDEELREKFFASLRTFEEAVAYRPHHAYLGSLHPRELPERPWVSNPDEDAGRFAPRGELMPEDEFIGLMAAVDEFDLLTLDPDFAEQTAAKLGEHPLAKSIDLDRITDAAGDLDAAVDKDGAVALHVEGDRVVAAIRRAHDVDDSLAAPVLLENLTVKATGTLALLHLLDDHDIDPASIEYTLTCSEEAVGDRYQRGGGNMAKAIAGVAGLTDASGFDVKNFCAAPMPALVVAASLVVAGVFRRVAIIAGGSQAKLGMKFQGGLKNDLPVLEDVIGGTAVLVEADDDASPRIRLDAVGRHRVSSGGSNPQILQDLAIGPLEAAGLNMLDVDDYGTELHNPEIMEPQGSGDVATRNYRTLGALASRRGEIDRDQIDEFVAQRGMPGFAPSQGHLASALCYVPHALPRLTDGDAERVLLMAKGSLFLGRMSQSSDGMSVLLERNPGRS
- a CDS encoding thioredoxin family protein, which translates into the protein MAEAVIEANSDNFDEIVSDGLVLVDVWGPDCQPCLQLEPHVEEIAEERDDLKVAKVKADDNRRWCMDHQVMGLPTFLLFQDGEEISRISDPDLGPPRFKEWLNEELEQVT
- a CDS encoding response regulator codes for the protein MNTVLIVDDSARDRASLATLLGRHGDHLVLEASNGAEGLGLARVERPHLIVTDVILPKIHGYELIRELRADRVTAGIPIVVYAADDVTAETRDLVAGYGVTSFIGKPAEERTVLASVEAALAEPRPTACPSDPSIDRQQVRLLSEKLLERVRELELANLHQETLLTSTLRVQDEERERIACDIHDDSIQAMTAAAMRLGALERHLNGPEGRERLKAVEGTVREAIGRLRHLLFQLRPPELDEHGIATALDSYLAHVADDVGYRYELVNLLRSEPRSEVRLTLYRVAQEALFNVAKHAGASRVHVSLTERDHGYAIRIGDDGVGFDVAAQEGSRPGHLGLSSIRHRTELAGGTCRIESRPGAGTTVDVWIPGTAV
- a CDS encoding glycine/betaine/sarcosine/D-proline family reductase selenoprotein B, with product MADEPTRIVHYINQFYAGVGREEVADTPPEVRDGPVGPGNLLAKLLGDDFEIVATVVCGDDYATQEETAIDEILELAQGTDGDLLVAGPAFGSGRYGFACARLAAAATEAGLPAITAMHEDNPGVDEAAPAPVIASGSTSRDMRDSLEQLAPAVKKLAADETITSDDGRVGRVARQNTVVEERGAERAMDLLLRRLSGEEDATEIPAPRFDMVTPAGPVEDLSEVTLALVTEGGVVPAGNPDGLPSSRANKWLRYPLDGTDSLESGEYESVDGGFSTVAADEDPNRILPVDMARELERDGVIGKLHDQYLVTIGNGTPVATARSFGVEWASELHQANVQAAILTATUGTGTRCGTTLAKELERSGIPTAVITNLVSIAEKVGAPRIVPGRAIPHPVGDPELGPDEERAFRRRVLERALEAVSTPVKRPTVFSMDGEEGNDDE